In Bacteroides sp., the sequence CCCAGCACAGCATAATTCACTTCCAGGTAGGAAAGGATCTTTGCAAAGGCGGCAGCCACTTTTTTATAACGGTCGTCATAAGCCCCGGCACATCCCACCCAAAATAAATATTCGGGCTTTTCCCCGCGGGAAAAAAGATCGGCCATTACCGGGACTTCTATTTTAATGGTCTCCATGCTGATTCCTGTTGGATTGTTTTGGCTTACGATTTTTTTATTTCAAGGTCTTTTGCCCAGAGCAGGCGGTCTTCTGGTGAATATTGCCAGGGCGCACCGTTGTTTTCAATGTTGTTGAACACTGATTTCAACTCCCCTGGCGCTGAGCCTTCTTCCATCACCAGGTATCGCCGCAAATCAACGATAAGGGTGGGATGGTTAATGTTGATCGGGCATTCCATGGCGCAAGCATTACAGGTTGTGCACGCCCAAAGTTCTTCTTCACTGATGTAATCACGCAACAGCGACTTGTTGTCCGAGAATGCCCTTCCCTGGCTGATCAAGCCTTTCCCTTTTTCGCGCATCCTTGAGCGAAGATCCATCACGATCTTGCGTGGTGAGAGCATCTTTCCCGTAATGGCTGCTGGGCAAACCGAAGTACACCTGCCACATTCTGTGCAGGCCAGCGAGTCCAGGTAATTCTTCCAGGTCACATCCTCTGCATCCTTTACCCCGAAACGTTCCGGGGCGGTCTCCCCCTCCACCGGGGCAAAGGCGGTCTCAGGGTTCATCATCAGCTTCACTTCCCGGGTGATGCTATCCATATTGGGCAGTTTACCCAGGGGATCGAGGCGTGAAAGGAAGACATTGGGCACAGACATGAACACGTGAAAGTGCTTGCTGTACGGCAACAGGTTGGCAAAGAAGAATATAAGCAGGATATGTGCCCACCAGTGTATTTCGTGGTGCAGGTGCAGTTGTGAAGAACTTATTCCTTGCAGCAGGCCAGCCAGGTATTGGCTGATGGGATAAACACCATGGACAGGTTCATTAGCGGCCAGTTTCAGGGTCACATAACTGGCATTCATCCCAAGCAGGGTAAGCATCAGGAGCAGGATGATCGTTAAGGCAACCTTCGCGTCCATGTGCGAGATATGTTTCATCTCAATCCCTTCAAAGCGCTTCACGTGCAGAAATAACCTTCGTCCCATAAACACAAGGATGGCAATGGCAACCACGAGGGCAAAGACATCGCCTGAAGCAATGATCACATCATAGAGAACACCCAGGACTTTCAATGAACGTTCTGTTCCCGAAAGGCCATCGATGACCATTTCAATGCTCCCAACCAGAATAACCAGGAAGCCCCAGAACACCAAGGCATGCATAAAACCCGTAAAGGGTTTACGGAACATCTTCGATTGCCCGAGGGCTACCCGCAGGGTAAGCAGGATGCGCTTGCCAATATCCCTTACGGGAAAATCAGGCTTGGTCATCCTGAAAAGCTTTACATAACGTGAAGTGGTATAGCCGAATATCCCGAGGGTAAGGAGTAAGGCGGCTGAAAAAAGAATCTGGCTGAGCATAATTTTGATTTGTTTTGGGGATAAGTGACTGAACTGGCCAGAAAAACCTTGCCCCTGACGGCATAAGACCGTCAGGGGCAATTCAATGGTTATTTATTCCGGATCTCCTTCACCGCCTCAATGAGCTGGGGCAATATTTTTTGGGCATCACCCACAATACCATATTGCGCAGCCTCAAATATCGGGGCTGATTTATCATTGTTGATGGCCACTATATATTTCGAAGAGCTGACACCAGCCAAATGCTGGGTGGCGCCAGAAATACCAATGGCAAAATAAAGGTTGGGGGCGATGATTTTTCCGGTCTGCCCTGTATGTTCTTCGTGAGGCCTCCAGCCTTCATCCGAAACAGGCCTTGAACAGGCAGTGGCGGCATTCAGCAATTCGGCAAGTTCCTCGATGGGCTTCCAGTTGTCAGGCGACTTCATCCCCCTGCCACCTGAAACGACGATCTCGGCATCCGTCAGAAGGATCTTGCCTTCCTGCTTCCTTACTTCATTCACCTGGGTCTTCACATCAGCACCACCCAGATCTGCCTGAATCTGCTCAATGGCAATATCCACCGGATTCTCAACAAGATCGAATGAATTTTGCAACAGGGTGATGATCTTCACCGGGGTGTCAAGGGATAGATGGGCAAAGGCGCTGCCCGAGAATACTTTCTTATTGACAATAAACGGGTCGGTGCTTACGGGAAGTTTATTAACACCCGATCCAAGGGCAGCCTTCAGCCTGACCGAAAGCCTGGGGGCGATCGATTTACCGGCATTGTTGCTGGCCATAATGATCACTGTGGAGCCTTCTTTTTGCGCTGCCTGGGCAATCACCCGTGCATAGGCCTGGCTGTCCAGATGCTTTAATTGGCCGTCATCGGCCACAACCACTTTTTCAACCCCATAATGGCCAAGCTGCTTCAGCTGGCTTTCTTCCACCTTGCCAATGGATGCCGCCACCAATGTGGTGCCAAGCATTTCGGCAACCCTGGCCCCGTATGAAGCAAGTTCGAAAGTAAGTTTCTTGAATTGGCCGTCCCAATTCTCGGCATAAATTAATACTGACATATGTTTGGAAATTTCTTCGTTAATACATTAAAAAATCAGCGTAAACGCTGCAGGAAACCTTACAGAAGTTTGGCCTCGTTTTGCAGCAAGGCTATCAACTCTTTGGCATGATCCGGGTCGATGAACTTACAGTTGGCACGTGGCTGCGGTGGTTCAAAACGGATCACCCGCGTAACCGCTTCTGCTGACGGAGCCTCCATCACCTGGATAGGCTTGGTACGTGCCTGCATGATACCCCGCATGGAGGCTATCCGTGGTTCCTTGGCAATACCCTTCTGGACAATCCCAACAAAGGGGGATGCAACACCCACCACTTCCTTGCCTCCATCAATCTCACGAATGATCTGGGCCTGTCCGTTCTCAACCTTCAGGCTGGATATGGCCGAAACGGAAGGAAGGTCAAGCAGCTCAGCAAGCATGGAACCCACATTTGATCCGTTATAATCACTCGACTCAATCCCGCAGAGAATCATATCAAATTGACCGGCTTTCACCACTTCAGCCAGTCCGGCTGCAACCTGAAAGGCATCATTCAACTCAGCATTTACCCGGTAGGCATTGTCGGCGCCCATGGCAAGGGCTTTCCTGA encodes:
- a CDS encoding 4Fe-4S dicluster domain-containing protein — its product is MLSQILFSAALLLTLGIFGYTTSRYVKLFRMTKPDFPVRDIGKRILLTLRVALGQSKMFRKPFTGFMHALVFWGFLVILVGSIEMVIDGLSGTERSLKVLGVLYDVIIASGDVFALVVAIAILVFMGRRLFLHVKRFEGIEMKHISHMDAKVALTIILLLMLTLLGMNASYVTLKLAANEPVHGVYPISQYLAGLLQGISSSQLHLHHEIHWWAHILLIFFFANLLPYSKHFHVFMSVPNVFLSRLDPLGKLPNMDSITREVKLMMNPETAFAPVEGETAPERFGVKDAEDVTWKNYLDSLACTECGRCTSVCPAAITGKMLSPRKIVMDLRSRMREKGKGLISQGRAFSDNKSLLRDYISEEELWACTTCNACAMECPININHPTLIVDLRRYLVMEEGSAPGELKSVFNNIENNGAPWQYSPEDRLLWAKDLEIKKS
- a CDS encoding electron transfer flavoprotein subunit alpha/FixB family protein, yielding MSVLIYAENWDGQFKKLTFELASYGARVAEMLGTTLVAASIGKVEESQLKQLGHYGVEKVVVADDGQLKHLDSQAYARVIAQAAQKEGSTVIIMASNNAGKSIAPRLSVRLKAALGSGVNKLPVSTDPFIVNKKVFSGSAFAHLSLDTPVKIITLLQNSFDLVENPVDIAIEQIQADLGGADVKTQVNEVRKQEGKILLTDAEIVVSGGRGMKSPDNWKPIEELAELLNAATACSRPVSDEGWRPHEEHTGQTGKIIAPNLYFAIGISGATQHLAGVSSSKYIVAINNDKSAPIFEAAQYGIVGDAQKILPQLIEAVKEIRNK
- a CDS encoding electron transfer flavoprotein subunit beta/FixA family protein, which gives rise to MNILVCISVVPDTTTKVKFADDNTRLDTTGVQWVINPWDELSLTRALELKDDALSGVKQVSIAHVGTASSEPTLRKALAMGADNAYRVNAELNDAFQVAAGLAEVVKAGQFDMILCGIESSDYNGSNVGSMLAELLDLPSVSAISSLKVENGQAQIIREIDGGKEVVGVASPFVGIVQKGIAKEPRIASMRGIMQARTKPIQVMEAPSAEAVTRVIRFEPPQPRANCKFIDPDHAKELIALLQNEAKLL